One window of the Salvelinus fontinalis isolate EN_2023a chromosome 2, ASM2944872v1, whole genome shotgun sequence genome contains the following:
- the LOC129825858 gene encoding nucleosome-remodeling factor subunit BPTF-like isoform X7: MRGKRGRPPKTLRMQEPSSEPERGLRPRRELRAKGRGSAEVDFESPKRGNNSSSRGRRKVGSSRGRGRGRGCGGRGTRGRRSIARSVVYDDHESDEDDDAVSLRSEEDELIEEETITDEEEEALNEESDPLEEILEEDDDASYCTESSFRSQSTHGSTPGRKRTRVHCPRSPIFEEKEIPPLELPRTSEDLMVPSEELLNVSSIYEVLRNFSTVLRLSPFRFEDFCAALVGQEQCTLMAETHTALLKAILREEDTSNTTFGPADLKDSVNSTLYFIDGMTWPEVVRAYCESDQEYHHVLPYQEVEDYPYGPLDSKIKVLQFLVDQFLTTNIAREELMSEGVVQYDDHCRVCHRLGDLLCCETCSAVYHLECVKPPLVEVPEDEWQCEICVAHKVPGVTDCVTEMQKSKPYIRQEPIGYDRHRRQYWFLNRRIIVEEDGEHEKKKIWYYSTKVQLGGLIECLDKEYWENDLCAVLEEMREEVHTHMDITEDLTNKARGNNKAFLTAANDEILERVHGRQERRAAEQAEKATTDTTKIEEETPTHCSPLPDHRELQDPESKEEASSQGKTGVALLSAAAPPAGEENTTVHPPKPGSSTQDGTLPKHEPPKPAEVSCSAASESRESGEASMDPEQERPDDKPVDSESHGEEDPSAQCQPTPTPPHPGDENSNSSHVSAPGVLRRPEEPNLADRSSQSSITSQDDTGEGNEIGNGEGSASGWTNNRIVTRLRNPDSKLSQQKTQGDGSPTPRDSKETSPPSSESEVARLGTVRKDLSVKGILNNFFKLGQEGKFRVYHNQFSTNTLGLNKHQHREDHDKRRHLSHKFSLTPAGDFKWNGSIHGSKVLTISTLRLTIIQLETNVPAPFLHPNWASHRTNWIKAVQMCSKAREFALALAIMECAIKPVVMLPVWKDALGHTRLHRMTSMEREEKEKGKKREKKLEDEETMQQATWVKYTIPIKHQVWKQKGEEYRVTGYGGWSWVSKTHVHRFVPRLPGNTNVNYRKALEAAKTGKENATSGPNKQKCLPKAPTSSETQAKEESTPITEEKDKEETSTMESSGSTSPGEGQTLKEKEEKNITEKVEEKKDDQVEEKTEDKMDVDPSPPDTCLSEEEGIVDSKCPPSLTDPAVKEEPGEEEEPKQEDSEAKPPVRPFNWDVVNVSEGFQLRTAYKKKVKTSKLDGLLERRVKQFTLEEKQRLERLKQQSALAKHTVSKEKVNTGTPTTIKASTADKLAVSTSLKAEGQADSVVKDTIVKRLDFDQEQPVKSQPSGETDNLDVRLGSTCKPQAAGATGPNLNTTGLANHESSVQGNGGDALSQTELNGGSQKSIDLNNKVNLTSLEPALGAPKPPRAEVTIAGENGRKHGYEETEQGNGQREIESMDVNQSKPHLVQVNGKDAVDTKAPVDSKMHLNLANKVDTKVMLQTLEGEIKTLPVKEPVKSIMNGTLSQDGLKVNNTVLATSPALAGVERKVVVSEPDYLPPQKVARLENNGDRVVDSVTSSLLGPPTGVPTVSNRTKSEPMEIGQTASNKITPFPIPTAEESSLSNNTIVNSSSSTGVLKTITQVTTTTTTTMSTESRTVQIAEVSSSTKPAVMPAAESSAVSTLTTMTKTTVTRVSSPTLEAAVSEETKTVVTAMLTDAKSGPSGSSVTSMTVSKEYSTRDRVRLLKFSRSKKTRSGTALPSYRKFVTKSSKKSIFVLPNDDLKKLVRRGGIREVPIFNYNAKPALDIWPYPSPRPTFGITWRYRLQTVKSLAGVSLMLRLLWACLRWDDMAVKPSPAVGTTRTESSETAITTTEIIKRRDVGPHGIRSEYCIRKIICPIGVTEAPKETPTPQRKGLRSSALRPKKPEPAKQTGPIVLETWVAEEELEIWEIRAFSERVEREKAQAADQAKVSRTLKTAEEAKAQLEAQLKHQRLAAQQKRLEQQKPGATTTSTPTSTPTTSASGTPASLTSQVTPGTKLVLATKLGTPVTFQQNKNFHQSFASWVKQGQGSPGMVQVQQNVLGIIPSSTPGNQRTYSSFQNRNATINIRPNTATSTTTQPVIATGAQIRPGMSVIRSPLQQGTTMGKTIIRTPLMMQQGILPASQQQVVTQIIRGQPVSTAVSSASPVQTSAGQRMLGAAPSPRPVTPAPGQSPSPSTPQGGRPQQGQVKLTLAQLTQLTQGAQGGNQGLTVVIQGQGQTTGQLQVIPQGVTVIPGPGQQLMQAAMPNGQVQRFLFTPGASAPAPTLATTASAAVTPVTATTTTPSVPALSQPPVQTPATSQAPAQPVQPPQQAIAHVQPPATSQAPAQPVQPPQQAIAHVQPPQQAIAHVQPPQQAIAHVQPPQQAIAHVQPPQQAIAHVQPPQQAIAHVQPPQQAIAHVQPPQQAIAHVQPPQQAIAHVQPPQQAIAHVQPPQQAIAHVQPPQQAIAHVQPPQQAIAHVQPPQQAIAHVQPLQQAIAHVQPPQQAIAHVQPPQQAIAHVQPPQQAIAHVQPPQQAIAPVQPPQQPIAPVQPPALAPAHPPVSTHQTQPPQTQVHIPLQSPTALPIQQIAQIPTSPQQVHMKTLSVSPSITQGTVRPIQAHAQLQPQVPAQIRPQQLQLHHQHQLITVPGLQQQVQVLGTIQTHVAAQLQAQQGGAVPQQIKLQLPIQIQQAGGQVQAHQIQNVVTIQTASVQDHLQRIQQLREQQQKKKQQEAKREQSLQASSPSDIIQKQVVMKQNAVIDNLKQRKTMTPAEREENQRIIVCNQVMKFILDKIDKDEKQAAKKRKKEESVEQKRSKQNATKLSALLFKHKEQLKAEILKKRALLDKELQLEVQEELRRDISRLRKEKEKAQAAASQAAAAAAAAQVASSLSPTMASPSSAHKRRRDDERDSSSAKPKKKKMISTTSKDHKKEVKLYCVCKTPYDEAKFYIGCDLCSNWFHGACVGITEKEAKKMDDYVCNGCKQGQDSQDSEGTTEELYCICRTPYDETQFYIGCDRCQNWYHGRCVGILQSEATHIDEYVCPQCQSTEDAMTVLTPLTDKDYEGLRRILRSLQAHKMAWPFLEPVDPNDAPDYYGVIKEPMDLSTMEDRLQKRYYNKLTEFVADMTKVFDNCRYYNPNDSPFFQCAEVLESFFVQKLKGFKASRSHNNKLQTSTS, encoded by the exons ACTGAAGGCCATCCTGCGTGAGGAAGACACCTCCAACACCACGTTCGGTCCTGCTGACCTCAAGGACAGCGTCAACTCCACCCTCTACTTCATTGATGGTATGACGTGGCCCGAGGTGGTCCGTGCCTACTGCGAGAGCGACCAGGAGTACCACCATGTCCTGCCCTACCAGGAGGTGGAGGACTACCCCTACGGCCCTCTGGACAGTAAGATCAAGGTGCTGCAGTTCTTAGTGGATCAGTTCCTCACCACCAACATCGCCCGCGAGGAGTTGATGTCAGAGGGGGTGGTGCAGTATGATGACCACTGCAGGGTGTGCCACAGGTTGGGGGACCTGTTGTGCTGTGAGACCTGCTCTGCCGTCTACCATCTGGAGTGTGTGAAGCCGCCGCTGGTGGAGGTGCCGGAGGACGAATGGCAGTGTGAGATCTGCGTGGCACACAAGGTGCCCGGGGTCACAGACTGTGTGACAGAGATGCAGAAGAGCAAACCCTACATCCGCCAGGAGCCCATCGGCTACGACCGCCACCGGAGGCAATACTGGTTCCTAAACCGAAGGATAATTGT TGAGGAGGACGGGGAGCATGAGAAGAAGAAGATCTGGTACTACAGCACAAAGGTCCAGCTGGGAGGGCTGATAGAGTGTCTAGACAAGGAGTACTGGGAAAACGACCTGTGTGCTGTCCtcgaggagatgagagaggaggtgcACACTCACATGGACATCACTGAGGACCTCACCAACAAGGCCCGCGGCAACAATAAGGCCTTCCTCACGGCAGCCAACG aTGAGATCCTGGAGCGTGTGCACGGCAGGCAGGAACGGCGAGCAGCGGAGCAGGCAGAGAAGGCCACTACAGACACCACCAAGATAGAGGAAGAGACGCCCACACACTGCTCTCCACTACCAGACCACAGAGAGCTCCAAGACCCCGAGTCTAAGGAGGAGGCAAGCTCACAAGGGAAGACTGGAGTTGCTCTTCTAT CAGCTGCAGCTCCCCCTGCTGGAGAAGAGAACACCACCGTCCACCCCCCTAAGCCTGGCTCGTCTACCCAGGACGGCACTCTCCCTAAACATGAACCCCCTAAGCCTGCTGAGGTGTCCTGCTCGGCCGCCTCTGAGAGCAGGGAGAGTGGGGAGGCCTCCATGGATCCTGAGCAGGAGAGGCCAG atgATAAGCCTGTAGACTCAGAGTCCCATGGAGAGGAGGACCCCTCTGCCCAGTGCCAGCCTACtcccacaccaccacaccctggAGACGAGAACAGCAACAGCAGCCACGTCTCAGCGCCTGGGGTCCTCAGGAGGCCTGAAGAGCCAAACCTCGCTGACAGGTCCTCTCAGTCCTCCATCACCAGCCAGGACGACACGG GTGAAGGCAATGAGATTGGGAATGGTGAGGGTTCAGCGTCTGGATGGACTAACAATCGCATAGTGACTCGTCTGCGTAACCCGGACAGCAAGCTGAGCCAGCAAAAGACCCAGGGAGATGGCAGCCCTACACCCAGGGACAGCAAGGAG ACATCTCCTCCCAGCTCTGAGAGTGAAGTGGCTCGTCTGGGTACTGTGAGGAAAGACTTGTCGGTGAAGGGCATCCTGAACAACTTCTTCAAGCTGGGCCAGGAGGGCAAGTTCCGAGTCTACCACAACCAGTTCAGCACCAACACACTGGGCCTCAACAAGCACCAGCATCGTGAGGACCACGACAAGCGCCGCCACCTGTCCCATAAGTTCAGCCTAACCCCCGCCGGGGATTTCAAGTGGAACGGCTCCATCCACGGCTCCAAGGTGCTGACCATATCCACCCTGCGGCTCACCATCATCCAGCTGGAGACCAATGTCCCCGCCCCCTTCCTGCACCCAAACTGGGCCTCGCACAG GACAAACTGGATTAAAGCGGTGCAGATGTGCAGTAAGGCTCGGGAGTTTGCCTTGGCGCTGGCCATCATGGAGTGTGCCATCAAACCAGTGGTCATGCTGCCTGTCTGGAAAGATGCGCTTGGACACACCAG GCTCCATCGCATGACCTCCATGGAgcgggaggagaaagagaaagggaaaaagagagagaaaaaactggaggatgaggagactatgCAGCAGGCCACCTGGGTGAAGTACACCATCCCCATCAAACACCAG gTGTGGAAGCAGAAGGGGGAGGAGTACAGAGTAACTGGGTACGGGGGCTGGAGCTGGGTCAGTAAGACTCACGTCCATCGCTTTGTTCCCAGGCTACCAGGgaacaccaacgtcaactaccgcAAAGCACTCGAAG CAGCTAAAACTGGCAAAGAAAATGCAACATCCGGCCCGAACAAACAAAAATGTTTGCCCAAAGCACCAACAAGCTCGGAAACCCAGGCAAAAGAAGAGTCTACTCCAATTACTGAAGAAAAAGACAAGGAGGAAACCTCCACCATGGAGTCATCTGGGAGCACTTCACCAGGAGAGGGGCAGACTCtgaaagagaaggaagagaaaaaTATCACAGAGAAGGTGGAGGAGAAGAAAGATGATCAGGTGGAGGAGAAGACTGAGGACAAGATGGATGTTGACCCCAGTCCACCAGACACCTGTCTCAGTGAGGAAGAAG GTATAGTGGACAGCAAATGCCCCCCATCACTGACTGACCCTGCTGTTAAGGAGGAGCCCGGGGAGGAAGAAGAACCTAAGCAGGAGGACTCTGAGGCCAAGCCACCTGTCCGCCCATTCAACTGGGATGTGGTGAACGTCAGCGAGGGCTTCCAGCTCCGTACGGCCTACAAGAAGAAGGTGAAGACGTCCAAGCTCGACGGGCTGCTGGAGCGCAGAGTGAAACAGTTCACCCTGGAGGAGAAGCAGAGGCTAGAGCGCCTCAAACAGCAGTCAGCCCTGGCCAAACACACAGTCTCCAAGGAGAAAGTTAATACAGGGACTCCCACCACCATCAAGGCTTCTACAGCAGACAAGTTAGCAGTGAGCACTAGTCTGAAAGCTGAGGGACAAGCAGACTCAGTAGTTAAAGACACAATTGTTAAAAGGCTTGACTTTGACCAGGAGCAGCCAGTGAAATCCCAGCCCTCAGGAGAGACAGATAATCTGGACGTCAGATTAGGCTCCACCTGTAAACCCCAGGCAGCAGGAGCCACAGGCcccaacctcaacaccacagggTTGGCCAACCATGAGAGCAGCGTTCAGGGCAATGGTGGGGATGCGTTATCTCAAACGGAGCTGAATGGAGGCTCCCAGAAAAGCATAGACCTCAACAACAAAGTCAATTTGACATCTCTAGAACCGGCTTTAGGTGCCCCCAAACCTCCCAGAGCAGAAGTGACGATAGCAGGAGAAAACGGTAGGAAGCATGGTTATGAGGAGACAGAGCAAGGTAATGGACAGAGGGAGATAGAAAGCATGGACGTAAACCAAAGCAAACCACATTTAGTGCAGGTGAACGGGAAAGACGCTGTTGACACCAAGGCTCCTGTAGACTCAAAGATGCACTTAAACCTGGCCAACAAAGTGGACACCAAGGTCATGCTCCAGACGTTAGAGGGTGAGATCAAAACACTGCCAGTGAAGGAGCCTGTAAAATCCATTATGAACGGTACTCTCTCTCAGGACGGGTTAAAGGTCAACAACACTGTGTTAGCCACCAGCCCAGCCTTGGCGGGCGTAGAGAGAAAGGTTGTGGTGTCCGAGCCTGACTATCTGCCACCTCAGAAGGTTGCCAGACTGGAGAATAATGGCGACAGGGTGGTAGACTCCGTCACGTCGTCACTGTTAGGGCCGCCCACTGGTGTTCCCACGGTAAGCAACAGGACCAAGTCTGAGCCAATGGAAATTGGGCAGACGGCATCCAATAAGATCACCCCGTTTCCTATCCCCACTGCAGAGGAGTCCAGCTTGAGTAACAACACCAtagtgaacagtagtagcagtactggGGTGCTGAAGACCATCACCCAAGtcaccacaaccactactaccaccatgtcaacAGAGTCTCGCACGGTGCAGATAGCCGAGGTCTCCAGCAGCACTAAGCCTGCAGTGATGCCTGCTGCAGAGAGCAGTGCTGTGTCCACCCTCACCACCATGACCAAGACCACCGTCACCAGGGTCAGCTCCCCGACCCTCGAGGCCGCTGTCTCCGAGGAAACCAAGACTGTTGTCACTGCAATGTTGACAGATGCCAAATCTGGCCCCTCAGGCTCTTCAGTCACCTCCATGACAGTCAGTAAGGAGTACTCCACCAGAGACCGTGTCCGGCTGCTAAAGTTCTCCCGCTCCAAGAAGACCCGCTCTGGCACGGCCCTCCCCTCCTACCGCAAGTTTGTCACCAAGAGTAGCAAAAAGAGCATCTTTGTACTGCCTAATGATGACCTGAAGAAGCTGGTGAGGAGAGGGGGCATCAGAGAGGTACCCATCTTCAACTACAACGCCAAGCCAGCCCTGGACATCTGGCCCTATCCCTCCCCCAGACCCACCTTTGGAATCACGTGGAG ATACCGTCTCCAGACTGTGAAGTCTCTGGCGGGGGTCAGTCTGATGCTGCGGCTGCTCTGGGCCTGCCTGAGGTGGGATGACATGGCTGTCAAGCCCTCCCCTGCTGTAGGAACCACCCGCACAG AATCCTCGGAGACGGCGATCACCACAACAGAGATCATCAAGCGGCGAGATGTGGGGCCGCACGGCATCCGGTCTGAATACTGCATCAGGAAGATCATCTGCCCAATTGGCGTTACCGAAGCTCCCAAAG AAACTCCCACTCCCCAGAGGAAAGGCCTGCGCTCCAGCGCTCTGAGGCCAAAGAAGCCTGAGCCGGCCAAGCAGACTGGACCAATCGTCTTAGAGACGTGGGTGGCCGAGGAGGAGCTGGAGATCTGGGAGATCAGAGCCTTTTCAGAAAG ggtggagagggagaaggccCAGGCTGCAGACCAGGCTAAGGTTAGTAGAACGCTGAAGACAGCAGAGGAGGCCAAGGCCCAATTGGAGGCTCAGCTAAAGCACCAGAGATTGGCTGCTCAGCAG AAACGGTTGGAGCAACAGAAGCCTGgtgccaccaccacctccacccccaccagcACCCCTACAACCTCAGCCTCTGGCACTCCGGCATCCCTGACCAGCCAGGTCACCCCGGGGACTAAACTGGTCCTGGCCACCAAGCTGGGGACACCTGTCACATTCCAGCAGAACAAGAACTTCCATCAGTCGTTTGCTTCCTGGGTCAAGCAGGGCCAGGGTAGTCCAG GTATGGTGCAAGTCCAGCAGAATGTCCTGGGCATTATTCCATCCAGTACCCCAGGCAACCAGCGGACCTACTCCTCATTCCAGAACCGCAACGCAACCATCAACATCAGACCCAACACCGCCACCTCAACCACCACTcagccg GTCATTGCCACCGGAGCCCAGATCCGTCCGGGCATGTCGGTGATCCGATCACCCCTGCAGCAGGGCACCACCATGGGCAAAACCATCATCAGAACCCCCTTGATGATGCAACAAGGTATTCTACCAGCCA GCCAGCAGCAGGTGGTGACTCAGATCATCCGGGGCCAACCTGTCTCCACAGCCGTTTCCAGTGCCAGCCCTGTGCAGACCAGCGCAGGCCAGAGGATGCTGGGTGCCGCCCCGTCCCCCCGTCCTGTCACCCCTGCCCCCGGGCAGTCCCCATCACCATCCACTCCCCAAGGCGGCCGACCACAGCAGGGACAGGTCAAACTCACCCTGGCCCAGCTCACCCAGCTAACGCAGGGGGCACAG gGAGGGAACCAGGGTCTCACAGTAGTAatccagggacagggacagaccacAGGCCAGCTGCAGGTTATCCCCCAGGGGGTGACAGTCATCCCAGGCCCTGGGCAGCAGCTCATGCAGGCTGCCATGCCCAACGGCCAGGTGCAGCGCTTCCTCTTCACCCCAGGGGCATCAGCCCCTGCCCCCACCCTCGCCACCACAGCCAGTGCTGCTGTCACACCCGTCACAgccaccacaacaacaccctcAGTGCCAG CACTGTCTCAGCCTCCGGTTCAGACTCCCGCCACCTCTCAAGCACCGGCACAACCAGTCCAGCCTCCTCAACAGGCTATCGCTCATGTCCAGCCTCCCGCCACCTCTCAAGCACCGGCACAACCAGTCCAGCCTCCTCAACAGGCTATCGCTCATGTCCAGCCTCCTCAACAGGCTATCGCTCATGTCCAGCCTCCTCAACAGGCTATCGCTCATGTCCAGCCTCCTCAACAGGCTATCGCTCATGTCCAGCCTCCTCAACAGGCTATCGCTCATGTCCAGCCTCCTCAACAGGCTATCGCTCATGTCCAGCCTCCTCAACAGGCTATCGCTCATGTCCAGCCTCCTCAACAGGCTATCGCTCATGTCCAGCCTCCTCAACAGGCTATCGCTCATGTCCAGCCTCCTCAACAGGCTATTGCTCATGTCCAGCCTCCTCAACAGGCTATCGCTCATGTCCAGCCTCCTCAACAGGCTATCGCTCATGTCCAGCCTCCTCAACAGGCTATCGCTCATGTCCAGCCTCCTCAACAGGCTATCGCTCATGTCCAACCCCTTCAACAGGCTATCGCTCATGTCCAGCCCCCTCAACAGGCTATCGCTCATGTCCAGCCCCCTCAACAGGCTATCGCTCATGTCCAGCCCCCTCAACAGGCTATCGCTCATGTCCAGCCCCCTCAACAGGCTATCGCTCCAGTCCAGCCCCCTCAACAGCCTATCGCTCCAGTCCAGCCCCCTGCCCTCGCTCCTGCCCACCCTCCAGTGTCCACACATCAGACTCAACCTCCTCAGACTCAAGTCCACATCCCCCTCCAGTCTCCCACTGCCTTACCCATCCAGCAGATAGCCCAGATCCCAACCTCTCCACAACAGGTCCatatgaaaactctctcggtctCCCCCTCTATCACCCAGGGCACAGTGAGGCCTATCCAGGCCCATGCTCAACTCCAGCCCCAGGTTCCGGCTCAGATCAGGCCGCAGCAGCTGCagctccaccaccaacaccagcTGATCACAGTGCCGGGGCTGCAGCAGCAGGTCCAGGTGCTGGGCACCATCCAGACCCACGTGGCGGCCCAGCTCCAGGCCCAGCAGGGTGGGGCGGTGCCCCAGCAGATCAAGCTGCAGCTGCCTATCCAGATCCAGCAGGCAGGAGGCCAGGTGCAGGCCCACCAGATCCAGAACGTGGTGACCATCCAGACAGCCAGCGTGCAGGACCACCTGCAGAGGATCCAGCAGCTCAGAGAGCAGCAgcagaagaagaagcagcaggAGGCCAAAAGGGAGCAGAGCCTGCAGGCCTCCAGCCCCAGCGACATCATCCAGAAACAGGTGGTGATgaagcagaatgctgtgatagacAATCTGAAACAGAGGAAGACCATGACTCCAGCAGAGCGGGAGGAGAACCAGAG AATAATCGTCTGCAATCAGGTTATGAAGTTCATCCTGGACAAGATCGACAAGGATGAGAAGCAGGCGGCtaagaagaggaagaaggaggagTCTGTGGAGCAGAAACGCAGCAAGCAGAATGCCACCAAGCTCTCGGCTCTGCTCTTCAAGCACAAAGAGCAGCTCAAGGCTGAGATCCTGAAGAAGAGGGCTCTACTGGACAAGGAGCTGCAGCTGGAGGTTCAG GAGGAGCTGAGGAGGGACATCAGCAGGctgaggaaggagaaggagaaggccCAAGCTGCAGCCTCTCAGGCAGCTGCTGCTGCAGCCGCAGCCCAGGTGgcctcatccctctcccccaccATGGCCTCGCCCTCCTCCGCCCACAAACGCAGGAGGGACGACGAGAGGGACTCGTCCTCCGCCAAgcccaagaagaagaagatgatATCCACTACCTCAAAGGATCACAAGAAGGAAGTGAAgctgtactgtgtctgtaaaacGCCCTATGACGAGGCCAA GTTCTACATTGGGTGCGACCTGTGCTCCAACTGGTTCCACGGTGCGTGTGTGGGCATCACGGAGAAGGAGGCCAAGAAGATGGACGACTACGTCTGTAATGGCTGCAAGCAGGGCCAGGACTCACAGGACTCAGAGGGCACCACGGAGGAGCTGTACTGCATCTGCCGGACGCCATATGATGAAACACA GTTTTACATTGGCTGCGACCGTTGCCAGAACTGGTACCACGGGCGCTGTGTGGGCATTCTGCAGAGTGAGGCCACCCACATAGACGAGTACGTGTGCCCGCAGTGTCAATCCACGGAGGACGCCATGACGGTCCTCACACCGTTAACCGACAAGGACTACGAGGGTTTAAGAAGAATCCTGCGTTCCTTACAG GCTCACAAAATGGCGTGGCCGTTCCTTGAACCAGTAGATCCCAACGATGCTCCTGATTATTATGGCGTTATAAAGGAACCGATGG ACCTCTCCACAATGGAAGACAGATTACAGAAACGGTATTACAACAAGCTCACTGAGTTTGTGGCGGACATGACCAAAGTCTTTGACAACTGCCGCTACTACAACCCCAACGACTCCCCCTTCTTTCAGTGTGCCGAAGTTCTGGAGTCATTCTTTGTACAGAAGCTCAAAGGTTTCAAAGCTAGCAG GTCTCATAACAACAAACTACAGACTTCGACCTCTTAG